A region from the Hemitrygon akajei unplaced genomic scaffold, sHemAka1.3 Scf000082, whole genome shotgun sequence genome encodes:
- the LOC140722647 gene encoding uncharacterized protein — MAHQRVHTRERPFTCSVCRKGFTRSSHLLRHQSVHTGERPFICSDCGKGFICSSQLKVHQRVHTGERPFTCSDCGKGFTQSSDLLAHQSVHTGERPFTCSECGKGFTCSSHLLRHQSVHTGERPFTCSDCGKGFTSSSHLLRHQRVHTGERPFTCSDCGKGFTCSSELKVHQRVHTGERPFTCSNCGKGFNQSSELKVHQRVHTGERPFTCSDCGKGFTCSSLLKVHQRVHTGERPFTCSDCGKGFTFSYKLKVHQRGHTGERPFICSDCGKGFTCSSQLKVHQRIHTGERPFTCSDCGKGFTQSSELKVHQRVHTGERPFTCSVCGKGFTQSFKLKVHQRVHTGERPFTCLDCGKGFTQSSILMAHQQVHSGEQPFTCSDCGKGFTRSSQLKVHQRVHTGERRFTCSTMGRDSLGHPT, encoded by the coding sequence atggctcaccagcgagttcacactagggagcggccgttcacctgctcagtctgtcggAAGGGATTCACTAGGTCATCTCACctgctgagacaccagtcagttcacactggagagaggccgttcatctgctcagactgtgggaagggattcatttgctcatcccaactgaaggtacatcagcgagttcacactggggagaggccgttcacctgctcagactgtgggaagggattcactcagtcatccgacctactggcacaccagtcagttcatactggagagaggccattcacctgctcagagtgtgggaagggattcacttgctcatctcacctactgagacaccagtcagttcacactggagagaggccattcacttgctcagactgtgggaagggattcacttcctcatctcacctactgagacatcagcgagttcacactggagagaggccgttcacctgctcagactgtgggaagggattcacttgctcatccgagctgaaggtacatcagagagttcacactggggagaggccgttcacctgctcaaactgcgggaagggattcaatcagtcatctgaactgaaggtacatcagcgagttcacactggcgagaggccattcacctgctcagactgtgggaagggattcacttgctcatccctactgaaggtacatcagcgagttcacactggggagaggccgttcacctgctcagattgtgggaagggattcactttctcatacaaactgaaggtacatcagcgaggtcacactggggagcggccgttcatctgctcagactgtgggaagggattcacttgctcatcccaactgaaggtacatcagcgaattcacactggggagaggccattcacctgctcagactgtggaaagggattcactcagtcatctgaactgaaggtacatcagcgagttcacactggggagaggccattcacatgctcagtgtgtgggaagggattcactcagtcatttaaactgaaggtacatcagagagttcacaccggagagaggccgttcacctgcttagactgtgggaagggattcactcagtcatccatcctaatggcacaccagcaagttcacagtggggagcagccgttcacctgctcagactgtgggaagggattcactcggtcatctcaactgaaggtacatcagagagttcacactggagagaggcggTTCACCTGTTCGActatgggaagggattcactcggtcatccgacctaa